A single genomic interval of Streptomyces sp. NBC_00663 harbors:
- a CDS encoding Flp family type IVb pilin, with the protein MSKWINTTVSYLKAHAGRNDKGQTAVEYLGIIAVVVAIILVLLSTDFGAQIADAITTQIGQITG; encoded by the coding sequence ATGAGCAAGTGGATCAACACCACGGTCTCGTACCTCAAAGCCCACGCCGGGCGGAACGACAAGGGCCAGACGGCGGTGGAGTACCTGGGCATCATCGCGGTGGTCGTCGCGATCATCCTTGTTCTCCTCAGCACGGACTTCGGCGCACAGATCGCCGACGCGATCACGACACAGATCGGTCAGATCACGGGCTGA
- a CDS encoding AAA family ATPase — translation MPTRILPAVGDADAVRSLTTLLSQLPDAEPVAPVVDSTQLVDTLARLAAESVDELPEVVVVHERIGPVPALELIREVALRFPAVGVILVTSDASPGLFQAAMDYGARGLVALPLHYEELANRVQAVAAWSVGVRRHLGAGADVFTGVGGTVVTVSGAKGGVGATLTAIQLALAAQASGRPTALVDMDLQTGDIASFLDVQFRRSVVDLAAITDISPRVLADAVFRHDTGLALLLAPGEGERGEEVTDRAARQIVGALRSRYEVVVVDCGAQLSGAGAAAVEMADVALLVTTPDVVAVRGAKRTVRMWDRLQIRKGEETTVVVNRHTRGTEIQPHLIRRITGTPVAGTAIPANFKELQGVVDAGRVHELENKSVVKQALWTLAGELGLVKAREGAQRERGSTAFRRRKEIGP, via the coding sequence ATGCCCACGAGGATCCTGCCGGCCGTAGGCGACGCGGACGCGGTCCGTTCCCTCACCACGCTGCTCAGCCAGCTCCCGGACGCCGAACCGGTCGCCCCGGTCGTCGACTCCACCCAGCTCGTCGACACCCTCGCCCGCCTCGCCGCCGAGTCCGTCGACGAACTCCCCGAGGTCGTCGTCGTCCACGAACGCATCGGCCCCGTCCCGGCGCTGGAACTCATCCGCGAGGTCGCCCTGCGCTTCCCCGCGGTGGGTGTCATCCTCGTCACCTCCGACGCGAGCCCCGGCCTCTTCCAGGCGGCCATGGACTACGGCGCCCGCGGCCTGGTCGCCCTGCCCCTGCACTACGAGGAGCTGGCCAACCGCGTCCAGGCCGTCGCCGCCTGGTCGGTGGGCGTACGGCGCCATCTCGGCGCGGGCGCCGACGTGTTCACCGGCGTCGGCGGCACGGTCGTCACGGTGAGCGGCGCCAAGGGCGGGGTCGGCGCCACGCTCACCGCCATCCAGCTCGCCCTGGCCGCCCAGGCGTCGGGCCGCCCCACCGCCCTGGTGGACATGGACCTCCAGACCGGCGACATCGCCTCCTTCCTGGACGTGCAGTTCCGCCGCTCGGTCGTCGACCTCGCCGCCATCACGGACATCTCACCGAGGGTCCTCGCGGACGCCGTCTTCCGCCACGACACCGGCCTCGCCCTCCTGCTGGCCCCCGGCGAGGGCGAACGCGGCGAGGAGGTCACCGACCGCGCCGCCCGCCAGATCGTCGGCGCCCTGCGCTCCCGCTACGAGGTCGTCGTCGTCGACTGCGGCGCCCAGCTCAGCGGCGCCGGCGCGGCGGCGGTGGAGATGGCGGACGTGGCGCTGCTGGTCACCACGCCGGACGTGGTGGCGGTACGCGGCGCCAAGCGGACCGTACGGATGTGGGACCGGCTCCAGATCCGCAAGGGGGAGGAGACGACGGTCGTCGTCAACCGCCACACCCGCGGCACCGAGATCCAGCCGCACCTGATCCGCAGGATCACCGGCACACCCGTCGCCGGAACCGCGATCCCCGCCAACTTCAAGGAACTGCAAGGGGTCGTGGACGCGGGCCGCGTGCACGAGCTGGAGAACAAGAGCGTGGTGAAGCAGGCGCTGTGGACCCTGGCGGGGGAGCTGGGGCTGGTCAAGGCCAGGGAAGGCGCGCAGCGGGAACGGGGTTCCACGGCCTTCCGGCGCCGCAAGGAGATCGGACCGTGA
- a CDS encoding pilus assembly protein TadG-related protein encodes MRRRARGDAGQAFPIYITVVGGLLFLAFAYLAVGQAAANKNGAGTAADAAALAAAQDRRDQLADLWVTDVLDPTKWQDIFDGNAEGLDPSCGRADQLAAQNDAVVLACAPDGPLAYTVEVRTNKTVGESVIPGTEDKQSTASATAEIESLCTFEPPAEDAADDVLPRLACKDRNWDLDPEDLGVLPEPEDLFDVHLAD; translated from the coding sequence ATGCGCAGGCGCGCTCGCGGAGACGCAGGGCAGGCTTTCCCCATCTACATCACGGTGGTGGGCGGCCTGCTCTTTCTCGCGTTCGCGTACCTTGCGGTCGGCCAGGCCGCGGCGAACAAGAACGGTGCCGGTACGGCCGCCGACGCGGCGGCCCTCGCGGCAGCCCAGGACCGACGGGACCAACTCGCGGACCTGTGGGTGACGGACGTCCTCGACCCGACCAAGTGGCAGGACATCTTCGACGGCAACGCGGAGGGACTCGACCCTTCGTGCGGACGGGCGGACCAACTGGCGGCGCAGAACGACGCCGTGGTGCTGGCGTGCGCCCCGGACGGGCCGTTGGCCTACACGGTCGAGGTGAGGACCAACAAGACCGTGGGGGAGTCCGTCATCCCGGGTACGGAGGACAAGCAGTCGACGGCGTCCGCCACCGCCGAGATCGAGTCCCTGTGCACGTTCGAACCCCCGGCCGAGGACGCGGCGGACGACGTACTGCCGCGCCTCGCCTGCAAGGACAGGAACTGGGACCTGGACCCGGAGGATCTCGGCGTTCTGCCCGAGCCCGAGGACCTCTTCGATGTCCACCTGGCCGACTGA
- a CDS encoding type II secretion system F family protein, producing MELQTLVQLATGLTLVTCGLAVAGLHAYAMGKAQRQALIDRLSSTGQIETGGRRRRFPKLDRRLRRTKLGRKLELRLAATGLDITPGEFFVYMMSSAAGLFLIGQASLAPFFGPIAGLLGIWAALQFLNWQRQKRIERFINQLPELSRILANATQAGLALRTAIGMAAEELEAPAGEELGKVANQLSLGASLDDALGEMAERLPSRELVVLVTTLVLSNRAGGQVVGALRNLTETLEERKETRREVRTQLSQVNMTSYAVPILGIGSLFLMNGVKDGALDRMTGSPVGQGVVIVAFAMYAVGFILIRRLSRIDV from the coding sequence ATGGAACTGCAAACCCTGGTCCAGCTGGCCACCGGTCTCACCCTGGTCACCTGTGGCCTCGCGGTGGCGGGCCTGCACGCGTACGCCATGGGCAAGGCCCAGCGCCAGGCCCTCATCGACCGCCTCTCGTCCACCGGCCAGATCGAGACGGGCGGGCGCAGGCGCCGCTTCCCGAAACTGGACCGGCGGCTGCGCCGCACGAAGCTCGGCAGGAAACTGGAACTCCGCCTCGCGGCCACCGGCCTGGACATCACACCGGGCGAGTTCTTCGTCTACATGATGTCGAGCGCGGCCGGCCTCTTCCTCATCGGCCAGGCGTCCCTGGCGCCGTTCTTCGGCCCCATCGCCGGCCTCCTGGGCATCTGGGCGGCGCTCCAGTTCCTCAACTGGCAACGCCAGAAACGCATCGAGAGGTTCATCAACCAACTCCCGGAACTCTCCCGCATCCTGGCGAACGCGACCCAGGCGGGCCTGGCCCTGCGCACCGCCATCGGCATGGCGGCCGAGGAGCTGGAGGCCCCGGCGGGGGAGGAGTTGGGGAAAGTGGCCAACCAACTCTCCCTGGGCGCGTCCCTCGACGACGCGCTGGGAGAGATGGCGGAGCGACTGCCCTCTCGTGAGCTGGTGGTGCTGGTGACGACCCTGGTCCTGTCCAACCGGGCGGGCGGACAAGTCGTGGGCGCGTTGCGGAACTTGACGGAGACCCTCGAAGAGCGCAAGGAGACCCGTCGTGAGGTCCGCACCCAGCTCTCCCAGGTCAACATGACGTCGTACGCGGTCCCGATCCTCGGCATCGGCTCCCTCTTCCTGATGAACGGGGTGAAGGACGGCGCCCTGGACCGCATGACCGGCTCCCCGGTGGGCCAGGGGGTGGTGATCGTCGCGTTCGCGATGTACGCGGTCGGGTTCATCCTCATCCGCCGCCTGTCCCGTATCGACGTCTGA
- a CDS encoding sensor histidine kinase — MATTRAGARAGADGFWVLRRRSTSARGVGAVRSVADGAQPPQGPPAPELDTRKLDTRTGGAGGNPIPAEGRAQHHTPAPTIPLQTNALQAMCRQVFGFRLAMIALAAPAALLNAAPGLSARLVAAAVLVTFMGSYVLFRDWERFGPLLLRHPTLLAADTLFGALLLISAGPDTTLAYVSVCTPLLAGLVYGWRGAGCFASLQGLILVTVYASSKDLHPTVAEALLLPGLCVVTGAMGVTLRNLMLRFGAATQALTTVQARLAATEAVSAERARLAREMHDSVAKTLHGVALAADSLATSAGAAHTDPARIRQQADLVARSARRAAAESRELLADLRRQETPDHGTDVMAELAARTADFSTRTGLPATYHPTGDHGLPPLPPPVARQLLTIATEAMENAHRHASPTRVDVSGGVEGDLLRITVYDDGRGLPHDLTLEQLRRAGHFGLVGMVERAAALGARIRIGRGDHPKGTEVRLELPLATIREEAA; from the coding sequence ATGGCTACGACGAGGGCGGGGGCGAGGGCGGGGGCGGATGGCTTCTGGGTGCTGCGCCGACGGTCGACGTCGGCGAGGGGCGTGGGGGCTGTACGGTCCGTCGCCGACGGCGCTCAGCCCCCACAGGGGCCACCCGCACCTGAACTCGATACCCGCAAACTCGATACCCGCACGGGCGGTGCGGGTGGGAACCCGATCCCGGCCGAAGGCCGGGCACAGCACCACACACCCGCACCCACCATCCCCCTCCAGACCAACGCCCTCCAAGCCATGTGCCGCCAGGTCTTCGGCTTCCGCCTGGCCATGATCGCGCTCGCCGCCCCCGCCGCCCTCCTCAACGCCGCCCCCGGCCTGAGCGCACGCCTGGTCGCCGCGGCCGTACTGGTCACCTTCATGGGCTCGTACGTCCTCTTCAGGGACTGGGAACGCTTCGGCCCCCTGCTCCTCCGCCACCCCACCCTCCTGGCCGCGGACACCCTCTTCGGCGCCCTGCTCCTGATCTCGGCCGGCCCGGACACCACCCTCGCCTACGTCAGCGTCTGCACCCCCCTGCTCGCGGGCCTCGTCTACGGCTGGCGAGGCGCGGGCTGCTTCGCCTCCCTCCAGGGCCTGATACTCGTCACGGTCTACGCAAGCTCCAAGGACCTCCACCCCACGGTCGCCGAGGCGTTGCTCCTTCCCGGCCTGTGCGTGGTCACCGGCGCCATGGGCGTCACCCTGCGCAACTTGATGCTCCGCTTCGGCGCGGCCACCCAGGCCCTCACCACGGTCCAGGCCCGCCTCGCCGCGACAGAAGCGGTCAGCGCGGAACGCGCCCGCCTGGCCCGAGAGATGCACGACTCGGTGGCGAAGACCCTGCACGGCGTGGCCCTGGCCGCGGACAGCCTGGCGACGTCCGCGGGAGCGGCGCACACCGACCCGGCACGCATACGGCAGCAGGCCGACCTGGTGGCCCGCTCCGCCCGCAGGGCAGCGGCGGAGTCCCGGGAACTCCTGGCCGACCTCCGCCGCCAGGAGACCCCGGACCACGGCACGGACGTCATGGCGGAACTGGCGGCCAGGACAGCCGACTTCAGCACCCGTACGGGCCTGCCGGCCACCTACCACCCCACCGGCGACCACGGACTCCCCCCGCTTCCGCCTCCCGTCGCCCGCCAACTCCTCACCATCGCGACGGAAGCCATGGAGAACGCCCACCGCCATGCGTCCCCGACCCGAGTGGACGTGAGCGGCGGGGTGGAGGGCGACCTCCTGCGCATCACGGTCTACGACGACGGCCGGGGCCTCCCTCACGACCTCACCCTCGAACAACTCCGCAGAGCGGGCCACTTCGGCCTGGTGGGCATGGTCGAACGAGCGGCAGCGCTCGGCGCCCGCATCCGCATCGGCCGAGGAGACCACCCCAAGGGCACGGAGGTCCGCCTGGAACTCCCGCTGGCCACGATCCGAGAGGAGGCCGCGTGA
- a CDS encoding pilus assembly protein, producing the protein MTPIIIVTLVLVWQFVLVGYTFTLAGHAADEAVRAGTASEGQAACEEAGLQDLPGAWQGDAEVNCTADGTYVTAEVSLKVPVLFPGAIGFPFTVEGHAGAVQEEKD; encoded by the coding sequence ATGACGCCGATCATCATCGTGACGCTGGTGCTGGTGTGGCAGTTCGTGCTGGTGGGATACACCTTCACGCTGGCGGGGCATGCCGCGGACGAGGCGGTGCGGGCGGGCACGGCGTCGGAGGGGCAGGCGGCCTGCGAGGAGGCGGGCCTCCAGGATCTCCCGGGCGCGTGGCAGGGGGACGCCGAGGTGAACTGCACGGCGGACGGCACGTATGTCACGGCGGAGGTGTCCCTCAAGGTGCCGGTGCTCTTCCCGGGCGCGATCGGCTTCCCGTTCACCGTCGAGGGCCACGCGGGGGCCGTGCAGGAGGAGAAGGACTGA
- a CDS encoding TadE/TadG family type IV pilus assembly protein yields MSYDANDSKVRDGRKGTGGGRDRGQVAIEYLGFIPILLLVALAGVQVGLIAYAAQQAGTAARAGARAASLDHGAQEGCATAVSDWLSVTCSESGGDDSVTVTATVDIPNLVPFWDFGTAQKTATMPLDH; encoded by the coding sequence ATGTCGTACGACGCGAACGACTCGAAGGTCCGGGACGGCCGAAAGGGCACCGGTGGCGGCCGCGACCGCGGCCAAGTGGCCATCGAGTACCTCGGGTTCATCCCGATCCTGCTGCTCGTCGCACTCGCCGGCGTCCAGGTCGGGCTCATCGCCTACGCCGCCCAGCAGGCCGGTACGGCGGCCAGGGCCGGGGCACGGGCCGCCTCCCTCGACCACGGCGCGCAGGAGGGCTGCGCGACGGCGGTCAGCGACTGGCTGTCCGTCACCTGTTCCGAGTCCGGCGGCGACGACTCGGTGACCGTCACCGCCACCGTCGACATTCCGAACCTCGTCCCCTTCTGGGACTTCGGCACCGCTCAGAAGACCGCGACCATGCCGCTCGACCACTGA
- the cpaB gene encoding Flp pilus assembly protein CpaB, with protein sequence MNSRQRRGVILLILSVVCALAAFAGVLSVINDVKSKVGPEVTAYEVKAEIQPYTALSRAQFEKISMPERWLSANAVTDLRQVEGKIAVTKLEKGSLLQSDMIVAQPALQPGQQEVAIMIDAATGVAGKITPGSTVNVYATFEGEREGSPAQSKIIVTNAKVLDVGRLTSLDPDESNRDQRSKEAVPITFALSTLDAQRLTYAESFAERVRLALVAPGGAQPVPDQDRTYELAKDK encoded by the coding sequence ATGAACTCCCGTCAGCGCCGCGGCGTAATACTCCTGATCCTGTCGGTCGTCTGTGCCCTGGCGGCCTTCGCCGGCGTGCTCTCCGTCATCAACGACGTGAAGTCCAAGGTCGGCCCCGAGGTCACCGCGTACGAGGTCAAGGCCGAGATCCAGCCCTACACGGCGCTGAGCAGGGCCCAGTTCGAGAAGATCTCGATGCCCGAGCGCTGGCTCTCGGCCAACGCCGTCACCGATCTCCGCCAGGTCGAGGGCAAGATCGCGGTGACCAAGCTGGAGAAGGGCTCCCTGCTGCAGAGCGACATGATCGTGGCACAGCCGGCTCTGCAGCCCGGGCAGCAGGAGGTCGCCATCATGATCGACGCGGCGACCGGCGTCGCCGGCAAGATCACACCCGGCTCCACGGTCAACGTGTACGCCACCTTCGAGGGCGAGCGGGAGGGTAGCCCCGCCCAGTCCAAGATCATCGTAACCAATGCCAAAGTCCTCGACGTCGGCAGGCTGACCTCGCTCGACCCCGACGAGAGCAACCGGGACCAGCGCTCCAAGGAAGCCGTCCCGATCACCTTCGCCCTCTCCACCCTCGACGCGCAGCGCCTCACCTACGCCGAGTCGTTCGCCGAGCGGGTCCGCCTCGCCCTGGTGGCCCCCGGCGGCGCCCAGCCCGTTCCGGACCAGGACCGCACGTACGAACTCGCGAAGGACAAGTGA
- a CDS encoding DUF5936 domain-containing protein, with amino-acid sequence MAIGLALLMGLAVWGVFAGIRMYRADAKLPSDLVLALEIGATRTGAVDSVIDRLGMRYAPAVLRLMGPKQVAKYRRKIDLAGNPGGLTIDRYAARRAVYGFLGGFGGLLSLMRGNLLLALLLFAFGVFWTEVGIWSAIRVRKDVIERTLPDFLDVLAVVVSAGLGFRQALDRVATKYEGPWADELRITLRQMDLGMSRRQAFAELRRRNDSEQVAMFVTALQQGEELGAPIVDTLIALAKDMRRTDAQNARRKAARAVPKATMMITTFMVPATMLLLGAGLILGSGTDFGSITGK; translated from the coding sequence ATGGCGATAGGACTCGCACTGCTGATGGGCTTGGCCGTCTGGGGCGTCTTCGCCGGCATCCGCATGTACCGGGCGGACGCGAAACTGCCGAGCGACCTGGTCCTGGCCCTGGAGATCGGCGCCACGCGCACGGGCGCGGTGGACTCGGTGATCGACCGCCTGGGGATGCGGTACGCGCCGGCGGTACTGCGGCTGATGGGCCCCAAACAGGTGGCGAAGTACCGCCGGAAGATCGACCTGGCGGGCAACCCCGGGGGCCTGACGATCGACCGCTACGCGGCGCGCCGCGCGGTCTACGGCTTCCTGGGCGGCTTCGGCGGCCTGCTGTCCCTGATGCGCGGCAACCTGCTCCTGGCCCTGCTCCTCTTCGCGTTCGGAGTCTTCTGGACCGAGGTCGGCATCTGGTCGGCGATCCGCGTCCGCAAGGACGTCATCGAGCGCACCCTGCCGGACTTCCTGGACGTTCTCGCGGTGGTGGTCAGCGCGGGCCTCGGCTTCCGCCAGGCCCTCGACCGTGTGGCCACGAAGTACGAGGGCCCGTGGGCGGACGAACTCCGGATCACCCTCCGTCAGATGGACCTGGGCATGAGCCGCCGCCAGGCGTTCGCGGAACTGCGGCGCCGCAACGACTCCGAACAGGTCGCGATGTTCGTGACGGCGTTGCAGCAGGGCGAGGAGCTGGGCGCCCCGATCGTCGACACGCTCATCGCCCTCGCCAAGGACATGCGCCGCACCGACGCCCAGAACGCCCGCCGCAAGGCCGCCCGCGCGGTCCCCAAGGCCACGATGATGATCACCACCTTCATGGTCCCGGCCACGATGCTCCTCCTGGGCGCCGGCCTGATCCTGGGCTCGGGGACGGACTTCGGTTCGATCACGGGAAAGTAG
- a CDS encoding CpaF family protein, which yields MSLRARINTPEENGARGEDGHLVASYRAKLLEEIDLAEMSSLAAAERRARLERVLGHIISREGPVLSTVERSQLIRRVVDEALGLGILEPLLEDASITEIMVNGPDAIFVERGGRVEQLPLRFPSHDQLMQTIERIVSTVNRRVDESNPMVDARLPSGERVNVIIPPLSLTGATLTIRRFPRSFTLHEMVGFGSLDEHMLYLLAGLVRAKFNIIVSGATGTGKTTLLNALSGLIPEHERIITIEDSAELQLQQTHVIRLESRPPNVEGKGQITIRDLVRNSLRMRPDRIVVGEVRGGESLDMLQAMSTGHDGSLATVHANSTEDALMRLKTLASMSEVGVPFEALHDQINSAVDVIIQLTRFPDGARRITEIAVLDSHGGEPYRLATVARFHAQPMAADGRVYGAFEYSPLPRRTANRLYMASQPIPQAFGVAQTVAELTTRETR from the coding sequence ATGAGCCTGCGCGCACGCATCAACACCCCCGAGGAGAACGGCGCCCGGGGCGAGGACGGCCACCTCGTCGCGTCGTACCGCGCCAAGCTCCTGGAGGAGATCGACCTCGCGGAGATGAGCTCGCTGGCGGCGGCCGAGCGCCGGGCCCGTCTGGAACGGGTGCTCGGGCACATCATCAGCCGCGAGGGCCCGGTGCTGTCGACGGTCGAACGCTCCCAGCTGATCCGGCGGGTCGTCGACGAGGCACTCGGCCTCGGCATCCTGGAGCCGCTCCTGGAGGACGCGTCCATCACCGAGATCATGGTGAACGGCCCGGACGCGATATTCGTGGAGCGCGGCGGGCGGGTGGAACAGCTCCCGCTCCGCTTCCCCTCCCACGACCAGCTGATGCAGACCATCGAACGGATCGTGTCGACGGTCAACCGCCGGGTCGACGAGTCGAACCCGATGGTCGATGCCCGACTCCCCTCGGGCGAGCGGGTGAACGTGATCATCCCGCCCCTGTCCCTGACCGGCGCGACCCTGACCATCCGCCGCTTCCCACGCTCCTTCACCCTGCACGAGATGGTCGGCTTCGGCTCGCTGGACGAGCACATGCTGTATCTGCTGGCGGGGTTGGTGCGGGCGAAGTTCAACATCATCGTCTCGGGCGCGACCGGCACGGGGAAGACCACGCTGTTGAACGCCCTCTCCGGCCTGATCCCGGAGCACGAACGCATCATCACCATCGAGGACTCGGCCGAACTCCAGCTCCAGCAGACGCACGTCATCCGCCTCGAATCCCGCCCTCCGAACGTGGAGGGCAAGGGCCAGATCACCATCCGCGACCTGGTCCGCAACTCCCTGCGCATGCGCCCCGACCGGATCGTCGTAGGTGAGGTCCGCGGTGGCGAGTCCCTCGACATGCTCCAGGCGATGTCGACCGGCCACGACGGCTCCCTCGCCACGGTCCACGCCAACAGCACCGAGGACGCGCTGATGCGTCTGAAGACCCTCGCCTCGATGTCGGAGGTCGGCGTCCCCTTCGAGGCGCTGCACGACCAGATCAACAGCGCGGTCGACGTCATCATCCAGCTCACCCGCTTCCCGGACGGAGCCCGCCGCATCACGGAGATCGCGGTGCTGGACAGCCACGGCGGCGAACCGTACCGCCTCGCCACGGTGGCCCGCTTCCACGCCCAGCCGATGGCGGCGGACGGCCGCGTCTACGGCGCCTTCGAGTACTCCCCGCTCCCACGCCGTACGGCCAACCGCCTCTACATGGCGAGCCAGCCGATCCCGCAAGCCTTCGGCGTGGCCCAGACCGTGGCCGAGCTGACGACCCGAGAAACCAGGTAG
- a CDS encoding response regulator transcription factor, producing the protein MPTRLRVLVADDNPVVRAGLTALLSGHEDITVVAQAADGREAYEAAQRHRPDVILLDVRMPGVDGISALPHLVPIAPVLMLTYSSESEIVHEALRRGAGGYLVHGEFTTDQLVAAVRDAGTGSAHLTASAAGAVMARLRSAKAATLPENLGVASATAYETEIPNSHPQASSAKVLSQLQPSVAQSRYQLSTREAEVMELIASGMNNQQIAATCFISEKTVKNHINRIFAKLHSTSRAEAAAKWLGTAPDSYGDLR; encoded by the coding sequence ATGCCGACCCGTTTGCGGGTGCTGGTCGCGGACGACAATCCGGTGGTACGGGCCGGTCTCACCGCCCTGCTCTCCGGCCACGAGGACATCACGGTCGTGGCGCAGGCGGCCGACGGCCGCGAGGCCTACGAGGCCGCCCAGCGACACCGCCCCGACGTGATCCTCCTGGACGTCCGCATGCCCGGCGTCGACGGCATCTCGGCACTCCCGCACCTGGTGCCGATCGCCCCGGTCCTGATGCTGACGTACAGCAGCGAGTCGGAGATCGTCCACGAGGCCCTGCGCCGAGGCGCCGGCGGCTATCTGGTGCACGGCGAGTTCACCACGGACCAACTGGTGGCGGCGGTACGGGACGCAGGAACCGGAAGCGCCCACCTCACGGCGTCGGCGGCGGGCGCCGTCATGGCCCGACTGCGCAGCGCGAAGGCCGCGACCCTGCCGGAGAACCTCGGTGTCGCGAGTGCAACTGCATACGAAACAGAGATCCCAAATTCCCACCCACAAGCCAGTTCTGCCAAAGTCCTTTCGCAACTGCAACCATCTGTGGCACAGTCTCGCTATCAACTCAGCACGAGGGAGGCGGAGGTCATGGAACTCATCGCGTCCGGCATGAACAACCAGCAGATCGCCGCCACCTGCTTCATCAGCGAGAAGACCGTCAAGAACCACATCAACCGCATCTTCGCCAAACTCCACAGCACCAGCCGCGCCGAGGCCGCCGCCAAGTGGCTGGGAACGGCACCGGATTCATACGGAGACCTGCGGTGA
- a CDS encoding chitinase, producing MSPQRRSTRLWSGVVTAALVAFSLSLAGAGQASAADVNNAKNAGFESGLTNWTCTASSGTTVSSPVHSGAAALKATPAGQDNAKCTQSVAVKPSSTYTLSAWVQGGYSYLGVTGTGTTDVSTWTPDSASWKQLSTTFTTGASTTSVTVYTHGWYGQAAYYADDLSVYGPDGGGGTDPTPTIPAAPGGLSVSGTTSSSVSLAWNTVSGATGYNVYRAGTKVTAVTGTSATVTGLSASTSYSFQVTATNSAGESPKSATVTGTTTATPTGPALPKHAVTGYWQNFNNGATVQKISAVPSQYDIIAVAFADATTTPGAVTFNLDSAGLGGYTVDQFKADIAAKKAAGKKVIVSVGGQNGTVSINDTTSAANFANSVYSLMQTYGFDGVDIDLENGINATYMTQALRSLSAKAGSSLVITMAPQTIDMQSTSNGYFQTALNIKDILTVVNMQYYNSGSMLGCDGKVYAQGSVDFLTALACIQLEGGLAPSQVGLGLPASTSGAGSGYVSPTVVNNALDCLTKGTGCGSFKPSRTYPDLRGAMTWSTNWDASAGNAWSNAVGPHVHGLP from the coding sequence ATGTCCCCACAGAGACGATCGACCCGGCTCTGGTCCGGAGTCGTCACCGCCGCCCTCGTCGCCTTCTCCCTCTCCCTCGCGGGCGCGGGTCAGGCCTCCGCAGCCGACGTCAACAACGCCAAGAACGCCGGATTCGAGTCCGGCCTGACCAACTGGACCTGCACGGCGAGCAGCGGTACGACCGTCTCCTCGCCCGTCCACTCGGGCGCCGCCGCCCTCAAGGCAACCCCGGCCGGGCAGGACAACGCCAAGTGCACCCAGTCGGTCGCCGTGAAGCCCAGCTCGACGTACACCCTGAGCGCCTGGGTCCAGGGCGGCTACAGCTACCTGGGCGTCACCGGCACCGGCACCACGGACGTGTCGACCTGGACCCCGGACTCCGCGTCCTGGAAGCAGCTGTCGACCACCTTCACCACCGGCGCCTCGACCACGTCCGTCACCGTCTACACCCACGGCTGGTACGGCCAGGCCGCCTACTACGCCGACGATCTCTCCGTCTACGGCCCCGACGGGGGCGGCGGCACCGACCCGACGCCCACGATCCCGGCCGCACCGGGCGGCCTGTCCGTCTCCGGTACGACGTCGTCGTCGGTGTCCCTGGCCTGGAACACCGTCTCCGGCGCGACCGGCTACAACGTCTACCGGGCCGGCACGAAGGTGACGGCGGTGACCGGCACCTCGGCCACGGTGACCGGCCTCTCGGCCTCCACCTCGTACTCCTTCCAGGTCACGGCGACCAACTCGGCCGGTGAGTCGCCGAAGTCGGCGACCGTGACGGGGACGACGACGGCGACCCCCACCGGCCCGGCGCTCCCCAAGCACGCCGTCACCGGCTACTGGCAGAACTTCAACAACGGCGCCACCGTCCAGAAGATCTCCGCCGTCCCGTCCCAGTACGACATCATCGCCGTGGCCTTCGCGGACGCGACGACGACGCCGGGTGCCGTGACCTTCAACCTCGACTCGGCCGGTCTCGGCGGCTACACCGTCGACCAGTTCAAGGCGGACATCGCGGCGAAGAAGGCGGCCGGGAAGAAGGTGATCGTCTCGGTCGGCGGCCAGAACGGCACGGTGTCGATCAACGACACGACCTCGGCGGCCAACTTCGCCAACTCGGTCTACTCCCTGATGCAGACGTACGGCTTCGACGGCGTCGACATCGACCTGGAGAACGGCATCAACGCCACCTATATGACCCAGGCGTTGCGGTCGCTGTCTGCCAAGGCGGGCTCGTCGCTGGTCATCACGATGGCGCCGCAGACCATCGACATGCAGTCGACGTCGAACGGCTACTTCCAGACCGCGCTCAACATCAAGGACATCCTCACCGTCGTCAACATGCAGTACTACAACAGCGGTTCGATGCTGGGCTGCGACGGCAAGGTGTACGCGCAGGGCTCGGTCGACTTCCTCACCGCCCTCGCCTGCATCCAGCTGGAGGGCGGACTCGCCCCGTCCCAGGTGGGGTTGGGCCTGCCCGCCTCGACGAGCGGGGCCGGCAGCGGGTATGTGTCACCGACCGTCGTGAACAACGCCCTGGACTGTCTGACGAAGGGCACCGGCTGCGGTTCCTTCAAGCCGTCCAGGACCTATCCGGACCTGCGGGGCGCGATGACCTGGTCGACCAACTGGGACGCGTCGGCCGGGAACGCCTGGTCGAACGCGGTGGGACCGCACGTGCACGGGCTGCCGTAG